The sequence CGGTCGGCGTGACGCCACGGAGGTCGGGGGCGAGCGTGCGGTAGCCGGCTTCGTTGAGCCGTGCGGCGACCTCGGCCCAGCTCTCGCCGTCCTGCGGCCAGCCGTGCAGGAGCAGAACGGGTACGCCGTCGAGCGGGCCGCTGTCGCGCGCAGGGAAGCGGAGACTGCCGTTGGTGAACGTGTCGATGCGAGTCATGGGGTCCTCGGGGTGGTCACGGTTGGGCGAGCAGGAGTTTGAGAGAGGAGGCGGCTTCGTCGAGTGGGCTGAGACTGCGTCGGATGCGGGCCTGGATGAGGGCGCCTTCGACGAGGCTCAGGGTGATCGAAGCCAGCAGCGAGGCGCGCTCGGACGGGATACCCGCGCGGACATAGGTGTCGTGCACCTGCCCGGTCCAGGTTGCGAAGGCTTCCTGCGCAATCGCGTCGACCTCCTCGGACGCCTGGTGCCCATCGATCACCACCGCAGCCACAGTGCACCCGGTCTGGTAATCGGACCTGAGCATGGCGTCCTTCCAGAACGCGGCGATCCCGTCGATGAGGTCAACGGGCGAGGAGCCGGTCTGGTCGATCATCGCGCTCACGAACTGTGACCCGAGCCGGGTCGTCTCGGCCAGGATCTGCTCCCGGCCGCCGGGGAAGTGGTGATAGACGGATCCGCGCGGAGTCTTGCTGTGCGCGAGGACGGCGTCGACCGTCAGGGCGTTGGCGCCGCGTTCCTGGAGCAGGGCGAGCGCGCTCCACAACATCCGCTCGCGCGTACTCGTGCCGCGCGCTGTGGTCGTCATCACGCCGCTCCGATCCTCAGTGGCTATGGACTAGGCCATAGTCTATACCAATCAACGTCGCTGCGATGGTGAAGGACCTCACATGACTGCCCCCGACCCCACGACCCTCTCCGGGTTGGAACTTCTCCGCGCCGGCACGTTGGTGACGGCAGACTTCCCGCACATCGGCCGACTGCTGGGCATGGAGACGCTCACGCTCGAAGAGGGCAAGGTCGAGTTCGCCATCACCACGAAGCCAGACTTCGGCAACCCGCTGGGCAGCCTGCACGGAGGCGTGTGCGCCACGCTCCTCGACTCCGTGATGGCGTGCGCTGTGCACACAACGCTCCCGGCAGGCGTCGGCTACTCCACCCTCGAACTCAAGGTGAACTACATCGGTGCCGTGAAGACCGACGGCGTACGCCTGGTCGCCACCGGGACCACGATCCACGTCGGCCGCACCACCGCTACGGCGGAGGGTCGGGTCCACGACGAATCCGGGCGTCTCGTCGCCCACGGCACGACCACCTGCATCATCCTGCGCGGGAAGCCCTGACCCGGACCGTCGAGGCGTCCGGTAGATCCCTGCGCCGCATGAGCAGACGACGAGCAGCGTCCCGCTCGGTGCCGCGTGACTTCCTGGCGAACCTCGACCTGAGTCATCTGCCAGGCGGATCGCATCTACCGGCGGCGTTGACGTGTCTTGGTGACGTGTCAGGTACGTCGCGAGGACACATCAACGCCGGGTGCCGCAGGAGCGATCTCGGGTGACCGATCGGCATGCCAAGTCCGGTTCGCCGGCAGCCTTCTCGCTCCGCGTACTGCGCGGACAGCCGTCTGGTCTGTCCTTCGGACGCGCGGGTCCGTCGAGCGGCCGCAACTCGATCGAAGGCGGCGGGGATTCAGCCTGGTGTCGTCACCGACGCGGATCCCTCAGAGCAACGCCGTCAGCACTGCATCCAACTGACTCAGATCCGTGTTGAGTGCCACCCGCGAGTCGTCGTACGACGTGTAGACGAACCCGTCGACGAGCCGGATCAGCGTATACGCCAGAAGTTCCGACTCCAGTCGCGGCTGGTACCCGTCGCGCTGGATCGCCTGGTCGATCATCTCGCGGACCCGCGCGACCGACGCAGGTTGCACCCGGCCGTCGCTGGCGGTGATGACCCGGAGCGCCTCGAGTTTGTGGTCGCTGAGGTAGGCGGCGAAGGGTGCGTGGTGGGCCATGGTCGCGCTGACGGCGAGCACGGTGGCCTTGATCCGTCCGGCGCTGGGGCCTGTGGTCACCTCACAGGTGTCCACGAGGTAGCGGAATTCCGCGGCCAGGACCGCGCCCATCAGTCCGTCGCGGGCGCCGTACCAGCGATAGATCGAGGTGCGGCTGATGCCGAGCTTCTCGGCGATGGCTCGCGCGTCGACGCGTACCCCTGCGTTGAACGCGCGGCGGGCCTCTCGCAGGACCTCTTCCGGCGTTGCCCCAGCAGGGCGGCCGCCGCGTGACGGCAGGGGAGTAGGCGAGGTCACAGAAGCGCTCACAATCACCCCTTTCTCGACAGTTTGGAACATGTTAGATTCTTTGTACCAATCTGATCAAGGAGTAGACATGCGGCGCACCGTGTACGGCGAGGACCACGAGGACTTCCGCAAGACCCTGCGGGCCTTCATCGAGACCGAGGTCGTGCCGTTCCACGACGAGTGGTTCGCCGCGGGCATCGTGCCGCGTGAGCTCTACACGAAGATGGCCGAGCTCGGTCTGTTCGGCATCCGGGTGCCGGAGGAGTACGGCGGCGCCGGCATCGACAGCCACAAGTTCGAGGCGATCCAGTACGAGGAGACCGCCCGTGCGGGCGTGACCTTCGGCGGATCCGGCGTGCACGTACTGCTCGCCCTGCCGTACATCCTGATGCTGGCGACCGAGGAGCAGAAGCAGCGCTACCTGCCGAACTTCGTGGCCGCCGAGGAGATGTGGGCGCTCGCGATGACCGAGCCCGGCACCGGCTCCGACCTGGCCGGCATGCGGTCGACCGCGAAGCGCACCGCCGAGGGCACGTACATCCTCAACGGCGCGAAGACCTTCATCACCGGTGGTGTCCACGCCGACCGCGTCATCGTTGCGGCGCGTACGAGCCCGGCCACCGCCGAGGACCGTCGTCACGGCATCTCGCTGTTCGCGGTCAACACCCACTCCGAGGGGTACTCGATCGGTCGCAAGCTCGACAAGCTCGGCCTGCGTACCTCCGACACCGCCGAGCTGTCCTTCGTTGACGTCGAGATTCCGGCCGAGGACCTGCTCGGCGAAGAGGGTCGCGGCTTCTACTACCTCGGGACGAACCTGGCCTCCGAGCGCTGGGGCATCGCGCACGGCGCGTACGCCCAGGCCGAGGCG comes from Nocardioides baekrokdamisoli and encodes:
- a CDS encoding TetR/AcrR family transcriptional regulator is translated as MTTTARGTSTRERMLWSALALLQERGANALTVDAVLAHSKTPRGSVYHHFPGGREQILAETTRLGSQFVSAMIDQTGSSPVDLIDGIAAFWKDAMLRSDYQTGCTVAAVVIDGHQASEEVDAIAQEAFATWTGQVHDTYVRAGIPSERASLLASITLSLVEGALIQARIRRSLSPLDEAASSLKLLLAQP
- a CDS encoding PaaI family thioesterase, producing MTAPDPTTLSGLELLRAGTLVTADFPHIGRLLGMETLTLEEGKVEFAITTKPDFGNPLGSLHGGVCATLLDSVMACAVHTTLPAGVGYSTLELKVNYIGAVKTDGVRLVATGTTIHVGRTTATAEGRVHDESGRLVAHGTTTCIILRGKP
- a CDS encoding QsdR family transcriptional regulator, producing the protein MSASVTSPTPLPSRGGRPAGATPEEVLREARRAFNAGVRVDARAIAEKLGISRTSIYRWYGARDGLMGAVLAAEFRYLVDTCEVTTGPSAGRIKATVLAVSATMAHHAPFAAYLSDHKLEALRVITASDGRVQPASVARVREMIDQAIQRDGYQPRLESELLAYTLIRLVDGFVYTSYDDSRVALNTDLSQLDAVLTALL
- a CDS encoding acyl-CoA dehydrogenase family protein, coding for MRRTVYGEDHEDFRKTLRAFIETEVVPFHDEWFAAGIVPRELYTKMAELGLFGIRVPEEYGGAGIDSHKFEAIQYEETARAGVTFGGSGVHVLLALPYILMLATEEQKQRYLPNFVAAEEMWALAMTEPGTGSDLAGMRSTAKRTAEGTYILNGAKTFITGGVHADRVIVAARTSPATAEDRRHGISLFAVNTHSEGYSIGRKLDKLGLRTSDTAELSFVDVEIPAEDLLGEEGRGFYYLGTNLASERWGIAHGAYAQAEAAVRFAHDYVLQRQVFGQPVAAFQNTKFELAACKAEVDAAQAVADRALEALDNHDLTPAEAASAKLFCTEVAHRVIDRCLQLHGGYGFMNEYPIAKLYADNRVNRIYGGTSEIMKTIIAKDMGL